One stretch of Rosistilla oblonga DNA includes these proteins:
- a CDS encoding 4Fe-4S dicluster domain-containing protein, with the protein MSNPLTVVISQGQSRNPQKRGLEQSVAQRAAEIDGVSVLLIPHLYDLAAAGESLATMRSIPGDMVVLSWVYERAAHWILDRGGVRGQFGEVALVRDDEDDDQEEQPEDSQIEEKERVAEHAPRPNRIIYSLDFRVTKAADPIVAELQRIAALPRTAGESAAARFEQPTNTTSLRLAGDADANDQALEAVPETNGRPAEPALFGIGAVTKIDESPSRRWYPVIDFSRCTNCMECIDFCLFGVYGVDTVETILVEQPDNCRKGCPACSRVCPENAIIFPQHKSPGIAGAPVEAGGLKIDLSKLFGAPDADEDPIATAARERDEQLLLAGRATVGLEVGIPKRQSAASDQPKDDLDNLLDELDGLDL; encoded by the coding sequence CGGAGATCGACGGAGTCAGCGTGCTGTTGATTCCACACCTGTACGATCTCGCTGCGGCCGGCGAAAGCCTGGCGACCATGCGATCGATCCCCGGCGACATGGTCGTGCTGTCGTGGGTCTACGAACGCGCCGCCCACTGGATCTTGGATCGCGGCGGCGTCCGCGGCCAATTCGGCGAGGTCGCGTTGGTCCGCGACGACGAGGACGACGATCAAGAGGAACAGCCAGAGGATTCGCAGATCGAGGAGAAGGAGCGTGTTGCCGAACATGCACCGCGCCCCAACCGGATCATCTACAGCCTCGATTTCCGCGTCACCAAAGCTGCCGACCCGATCGTGGCCGAACTGCAGCGGATCGCCGCGCTGCCGCGGACCGCAGGAGAATCGGCCGCCGCGCGATTCGAGCAACCGACAAACACGACGTCGCTGCGATTGGCGGGAGATGCCGACGCCAACGACCAGGCTCTCGAAGCGGTTCCCGAAACCAACGGCCGCCCGGCCGAACCCGCTCTATTTGGCATCGGTGCGGTCACCAAGATCGACGAATCGCCCAGCCGCCGTTGGTACCCGGTGATCGATTTCAGCCGCTGCACCAATTGCATGGAATGCATCGATTTCTGCCTGTTTGGCGTCTACGGCGTCGATACCGTCGAAACGATCCTTGTCGAACAGCCCGACAATTGTCGCAAGGGATGTCCGGCGTGCAGCCGCGTTTGCCCCGAGAATGCGATTATCTTCCCGCAGCACAAATCGCCGGGAATCGCTGGAGCCCCTGTCGAAGCGGGGGGCTTGAAGATCGACCTGTCGAAGCTGTTTGGGGCTCCCGATGCCGATGAAGATCCGATCGCCACGGCGGCTCGCGAACGGGACGAACAACTGTTGCTGGCCGGCCGCGCGACGGTTGGCCTGGAAGTTGGAATCCCGAAGCGTCAATCGGCAGCGTCGGATCAACCGAAAGACGATCTCGACAATCTGTTGGACGAACTGGACGGTCTGGATCTGTAG